In the genome of Bacillus sp. S3, one region contains:
- a CDS encoding cupin domain-containing protein codes for MNKNEIQSLIINLGLAPHPEGGYYKSTYQSTERISDDELSVNFDGHRRLYTSIYFLLTSDDVSHFHRLKSDELWYFHVGSPLTIHVIHENGEYEEIKLGMNLEKGEVPQALVPKNSIFGSSVNDQDTFSLVGCMVSPGFEFQDFELFTQKELLLKYPQHETIILKLAYEILPF; via the coding sequence ATGAACAAAAATGAAATACAATCCTTAATAATCAACCTTGGACTCGCTCCTCATCCAGAAGGAGGCTACTACAAAAGCACGTACCAATCGACGGAAAGAATATCTGATGATGAGTTAAGTGTGAATTTTGATGGGCACCGCAGGCTTTATACGAGTATTTACTTTCTTTTAACTTCAGATGATGTTTCCCATTTTCATCGTTTGAAATCAGACGAATTATGGTATTTTCACGTGGGAAGCCCATTGACGATCCATGTGATTCACGAAAATGGGGAATATGAGGAAATAAAATTAGGGATGAATTTAGAAAAAGGAGAGGTGCCTCAAGCATTGGTTCCGAAGAATTCAATCTTTGGATCCTCCGTTAACGATCAAGACACCTTTTCATTAGTGGGCTGCATGGTTTCACCCGGCTTTGAATTCCAAGACTTTGAACTATTTACACAAAAAGAGCTATTACTCAAATATCCGCAGCACGAGACAATCATTTTAAAGTTAGCA